A stretch of the Massilia sp. W12 genome encodes the following:
- a CDS encoding enoyl-CoA hydratase, protein MHCPVFHPALQLQIEAECALLQLANPPANTFTLDALRALPALLQWLSAQSAVDVLIIHGAGGKFFSAGAELRSFAHEDAAQARAAGAAMAQAFNAAFSALAGYRGLSIAAINGYAMGGGLECALACDVRIVEEHAQLALPEAAVGLLPCAGGTQLLPWLVGEAWAKRMILLGERIDAGCAEQIGLAQRCARGAALQTARELAAQARRQSPDARAACKRLIHGARKGWLAGQLAQEQAAFLALFDGVNQAEGVQAFLQKRSPQWEYTAQQTRQEAA, encoded by the coding sequence ATGCATTGCCCTGTATTTCATCCCGCGCTGCAACTGCAGATTGAAGCTGAGTGCGCGCTGCTGCAACTGGCCAACCCGCCAGCCAATACCTTCACCCTGGATGCCTTGCGCGCCCTGCCCGCTTTATTGCAATGGCTGTCTGCGCAAAGTGCGGTGGATGTCTTGATTATTCATGGCGCCGGCGGGAAATTTTTCAGCGCCGGCGCCGAATTGCGCAGCTTTGCGCATGAAGATGCCGCGCAGGCGCGCGCCGCCGGGGCGGCGATGGCGCAAGCGTTTAACGCCGCCTTCAGCGCGCTGGCCGGGTATCGCGGCTTAAGCATTGCCGCCATCAATGGCTACGCCATGGGCGGCGGACTGGAATGCGCGCTGGCATGCGATGTACGCATCGTCGAAGAACATGCCCAACTCGCGCTGCCGGAGGCGGCAGTCGGTCTGCTGCCTTGCGCCGGCGGCACCCAGCTGCTGCCCTGGCTGGTGGGAGAAGCCTGGGCCAAGCGCATGATTTTGCTGGGCGAGCGGATTGACGCCGGGTGCGCGGAGCAAATCGGCTTAGCGCAACGCTGCGCGCGCGGCGCCGCGCTGCAGACGGCACGCGAGTTGGCGGCGCAAGCGCGGCGCCAAAGCCCGGATGCGCGCGCGGCCTGCAAGCGTTTGATCCATGGCGCGCGCAAGGGCTGGCTGGCGGGCCAATTGGCGCAGGAACAAGCCGCATTTCTGGCCCTGTTTGACGGCGTGAATCAGGCCGAAGGGGTGCAGGCGTTTTTACAAAAACGCAGTCCGCAATGGGAATACACGGCGCAGCAAACGCGACAGGAGGCGGCATGA
- a CDS encoding enoyl-CoA hydratase/isomerase family protein, with protein sequence MNGLHAEVMAGAHGAIGVLTLQRPHSLHALDVALVDALFAQLQDWQTDARIAAVFLQAQGDKAFCAGGDLHGLYDAMRAHHASAQAADACANQAALNFFSHEYRLDYLLHRYRKPLLCWGNGLVLGGGLGLLAGAAFRVVTEHSKLAMPEAAIGLFPDVGASWFLARIPRRLGRFLAISGAQLQADDICAAGLADYRLPHQLRSRVLESMIMQTWTADAAHNHGVLARLLHTVSMQDGLPAQPGPLQIHASRLQLLCQLGNAQEAAQALLEWDEADAWLRCAQDYVRSACPAMLELAWRIQDAARHLSLAAALRLELGVALRCAQGPDFVEGIRALLIDKDRQPQWRLPSAAMADWLQPLWPAAQHPLHDLEQIDECTV encoded by the coding sequence ATGAACGGCCTGCACGCAGAAGTGATGGCAGGCGCGCATGGCGCCATCGGCGTGCTGACCCTGCAACGCCCGCACAGCTTGCATGCGCTGGATGTGGCGCTGGTGGATGCGCTGTTTGCGCAACTGCAAGACTGGCAGACCGATGCGCGGATTGCCGCCGTGTTTTTGCAAGCGCAAGGGGACAAAGCATTTTGCGCGGGTGGCGATTTGCATGGCTTGTATGACGCCATGCGCGCACATCACGCCAGCGCACAGGCCGCCGACGCCTGCGCCAACCAGGCTGCGCTCAACTTTTTCAGCCATGAATACCGGCTTGATTATCTGCTCCACCGCTATCGCAAACCCTTGCTGTGCTGGGGCAATGGCCTGGTGTTGGGCGGCGGCCTGGGTTTATTGGCCGGAGCGGCGTTTCGTGTGGTGACAGAGCACAGTAAGCTGGCGATGCCGGAGGCGGCGATTGGTTTGTTCCCGGATGTCGGAGCCAGCTGGTTTTTGGCGCGCATCCCGCGCCGCCTGGGGCGTTTTCTGGCCATCAGCGGCGCACAATTGCAGGCCGATGACATCTGCGCCGCCGGCCTGGCCGATTACCGTCTGCCGCATCAGCTGCGCAGCCGGGTGCTGGAAAGCATGATCATGCAAACCTGGACTGCGGATGCCGCGCACAACCATGGCGTGCTGGCGCGCCTCTTGCACACTGTCAGCATGCAAGATGGCTTGCCGGCCCAGCCCGGCCCCTTGCAAATTCATGCGTCCCGCTTACAGCTGCTGTGCCAGCTGGGCAATGCGCAGGAGGCGGCGCAAGCCTTGCTGGAATGGGATGAGGCCGACGCCTGGCTGCGCTGCGCGCAAGACTATGTACGCAGCGCCTGCCCGGCCATGCTGGAGCTGGCCTGGCGCATCCAGGACGCGGCCCGTCACCTGTCCCTGGCGGCGGCGCTGCGCTTGGAATTGGGCGTCGCGCTGCGCTGCGCGCAAGGGCCGGATTTTGTGGAAGGCATACGCGCCTTGTTGATTGATAAAGATCGCCAGCCGCAATGGCGTTTGCCAAGCGCGGCCATGGCCGACTGGCTCCAGCCACTATGGCCGGCAGCACAACATCCCTTACATGATTTGGAGCAGATAGATGAATGCACCGTATGA
- the mmsB gene encoding 3-hydroxyisobutyrate dehydrogenase, translating to MRKLAFIGLGQMGLPMARNLCRAGFAVQAYDHNPAAGAELAALGAALAPTAAAALEGVQAVISMLPDNQAVHSLYLGTDGILPLLPAGSLILECSTIAPQLARQIAQAAQARGVTMLDAPVSGGVAGAAAATLSFMVGGDAASLARAAPLLAAMGRHTFHAGPHGAGQTAKLCNNHLLAILMAGTAEALALGVANGLQADVLSQIMSQSSGRNWVLEGYNPWPGVMPQAPAARGYSGGFASALMLKDLRLAAQLEQPSPTPLGSAAMALYQMHCQTGAGKLDFSSVLQRFAQAAGNTDVN from the coding sequence ATCCGCAAACTGGCGTTTATCGGCTTAGGGCAAATGGGTTTGCCGATGGCGCGCAATCTGTGCCGCGCCGGTTTTGCCGTGCAAGCGTATGACCACAACCCTGCCGCCGGAGCAGAGTTGGCGGCGCTCGGCGCCGCGCTGGCGCCGACTGCCGCCGCCGCGCTGGAAGGCGTGCAAGCTGTGATCAGCATGCTGCCGGACAATCAAGCCGTACACAGCCTGTATCTGGGGACAGATGGCATATTGCCCTTATTGCCTGCCGGCAGCCTGATTTTGGAATGCAGCACGATTGCGCCGCAACTGGCGCGCCAGATTGCCCAGGCGGCGCAGGCGCGCGGGGTGACGATGCTGGACGCACCGGTGTCGGGCGGTGTGGCCGGGGCCGCCGCCGCCACCTTGTCTTTCATGGTTGGCGGCGACGCTGCCAGCCTGGCGCGCGCCGCACCGCTGCTGGCGGCGATGGGGCGGCATACTTTTCACGCCGGCCCCCATGGCGCAGGACAAACCGCCAAACTCTGCAACAACCATTTGCTGGCGATTTTGATGGCCGGCACGGCGGAAGCCTTGGCGCTGGGGGTGGCGAATGGTTTGCAAGCCGATGTCTTATCGCAAATCATGAGCCAAAGTTCGGGCCGCAACTGGGTGTTGGAAGGCTATAACCCCTGGCCGGGTGTGATGCCGCAAGCCCCGGCGGCGCGCGGCTACAGCGGCGGTTTCGCCAGCGCTTTGATGCTGAAAGATTTGCGCCTGGCCGCGCAACTCGAACAGCCCAGCCCGACGCCACTGGGCAGCGCCGCCATGGCCCTGTATCAGATGCATTGCCAAACGGGGGCGGGAAAGCTGGATTTTTCCAGTGTGCTGCAACGATTTGCGCAAGCGGCTGGTAACACGGATGTGAATTGA
- a CDS encoding helix-turn-helix transcriptional regulator, whose translation MSKRDLAGDSISAFCQRMVAMREFFGLSQAAMADRVGCSRSIWQRYERGTEPGALQIARVAKLGVDVHWLLTGEGSMLRKPERSLPDVPQQVLLAAQLLDDLQADYSWLRVPAVRNALQVFCMQAWVLGLAQDEQRELLTGLCQQLAQVDAHADGVLHALLHASPAQRAAWVAQLSTPKMRQEVA comes from the coding sequence ATGAGTAAACGGGATTTGGCGGGGGATAGCATCAGCGCGTTTTGTCAACGCATGGTGGCGATGCGGGAGTTTTTTGGTTTGTCGCAGGCGGCCATGGCGGATCGGGTGGGGTGTTCGCGCTCGATTTGGCAACGTTATGAACGCGGCACCGAACCCGGCGCGCTGCAGATTGCGCGGGTGGCCAAACTGGGCGTGGATGTGCATTGGTTGTTGACGGGCGAAGGCAGTATGTTGCGCAAACCGGAACGCAGTTTGCCGGATGTGCCGCAACAAGTGTTGCTGGCGGCGCAGTTGCTCGACGATCTGCAAGCCGATTATTCCTGGCTGCGCGTGCCTGCAGTGCGCAATGCTTTGCAGGTGTTTTGCATGCAGGCCTGGGTGTTGGGGCTGGCGCAAGACGAACAGCGTGAATTATTAACGGGCTTGTGTCAGCAACTGGCGCAAGTGGATGCCCACGCGGATGGCGTGTTGCACGCTTTGTTGCACGCCAGTCCGGCGCAGCGCGCGGCCTGGGTGGCTCAGCTCAGCACGCCCAAGATGCGGCAAGAGGTGGCGTAA
- a CDS encoding AHH domain-containing protein yields MPKDQTTTEEIYAKALPNQQELTLAANRLCKTDNPYEVRNQLILQEKKRQILYKNGVTLPAKAEQLQQEAARKLRHARKLAANMHRADPNLQRHPDADAHHIVAAQDVRAELSRLIMFNEGVGINDFANGCYTKRKKTSKVPHLPNSLPHENIHTDVYHFAVYQRLLEIVGTGADECRAALQKIAAKIVAGIFPY; encoded by the coding sequence ATGCCAAAAGATCAGACGACGACTGAAGAAATTTATGCAAAAGCCCTGCCAAATCAGCAGGAACTGACCTTGGCGGCAAACCGCCTGTGCAAGACAGACAATCCGTATGAAGTGCGCAATCAGCTCATTTTGCAAGAGAAGAAGCGACAAATTCTCTACAAAAACGGCGTCACCCTGCCAGCCAAAGCAGAGCAACTGCAACAGGAGGCCGCACGCAAACTGCGCCACGCCCGCAAGCTTGCCGCCAACATGCACCGCGCCGATCCCAACTTACAACGCCACCCCGACGCCGACGCGCATCACATCGTAGCGGCGCAAGATGTGCGCGCCGAACTATCCCGATTGATTATGTTCAATGAAGGCGTGGGTATTAATGACTTTGCAAATGGCTGCTACACCAAACGCAAGAAAACCAGCAAAGTGCCGCATTTGCCAAATTCCTTGCCGCATGAGAATATTCATACGGATGTTTATCATTTCGCTGTATACCAACGCCTTCTTGAAATAGTTGGCACTGGGGCTGACGAATGCAGGGCTGCTTTACAGAAAATTGCAGCCAAAATTGTTGCAGGTATTTTTCCATATTGA
- a CDS encoding Tox-REase-5 domain-containing protein, which yields MIGQSQGGPGVWQAAPLRAKGVEYQELVTGVERGVEYAVEHPGVPSGKVLFDGYDPVRKVLIDAKDWRKYPPLEEIFWHANVVADAQKQLIAAGKTKVEWLFSTKEAKDAVEELLASNGLDSITCIFMKN from the coding sequence TTGATCGGCCAAAGCCAAGGCGGCCCCGGCGTCTGGCAAGCGGCGCCGCTGCGCGCCAAGGGTGTGGAATATCAGGAATTGGTGACCGGCGTGGAGCGTGGGGTAGAATATGCAGTTGAGCACCCTGGCGTGCCCAGCGGCAAGGTGCTGTTTGATGGGTATGATCCGGTGCGCAAGGTTTTGATCGATGCGAAGGATTGGCGGAAATACCCACCCCTTGAAGAAATTTTCTGGCATGCAAATGTCGTTGCAGATGCTCAAAAGCAATTGATTGCCGCTGGCAAAACAAAGGTCGAGTGGCTTTTTAGCACCAAAGAAGCAAAAGATGCCGTAGAAGAACTGTTGGCATCGAATGGCTTGGATTCAATTACATGCATATTTATGAAAAATTAA
- a CDS encoding Imm52 family immunity protein, with the protein MKKIILTLFWPEEKISFSDHVDKTTSFLQKISAYSPLFNNLFLVNGDSKKETTTPLAKLKEKIAEHAIRLDRNYTNLDPNGKIQDQSYCKMGFVTHLTSSQPRNDVSIIITEGGYEEGFINNCVSITLSENCLLEFSGSEVRLRNWIVDLILLNISHWKACKAKIFNFQFSKILSGSKVSDIGWISFFKHISLEEIPAKSELLGMGITWEAVPQGGTLFMLDQEMVSADNPEHVARGKLLRARLMEHGWIEN; encoded by the coding sequence ATGAAGAAAATAATCCTCACTCTTTTCTGGCCTGAAGAAAAGATAAGTTTTTCAGATCATGTCGATAAAACAACATCTTTTTTGCAGAAAATATCTGCGTACAGCCCACTTTTTAACAATCTTTTTTTAGTCAATGGAGATTCAAAAAAAGAGACAACGACGCCACTTGCAAAATTAAAGGAGAAAATTGCCGAGCATGCAATTAGGTTGGATAGAAATTATACAAACTTAGATCCAAACGGAAAAATTCAGGATCAATCATATTGCAAAATGGGATTCGTAACCCATTTAACCTCAAGCCAACCTAGAAACGATGTTTCAATCATTATCACGGAAGGTGGATATGAAGAAGGATTTATCAATAACTGCGTGAGCATAACACTTTCTGAAAACTGCCTTTTGGAATTTTCTGGATCAGAGGTTAGACTAAGAAATTGGATAGTTGATCTTATACTGTTGAACATTTCCCATTGGAAAGCATGCAAAGCGAAGATTTTCAATTTCCAATTCAGCAAAATATTAAGCGGTTCCAAAGTTAGCGATATAGGTTGGATAAGTTTTTTTAAACATATCTCTTTGGAAGAAATCCCCGCCAAATCCGAGTTGCTCGGCATGGGCATCACCTGGGAAGCCGTGCCGCAGGGCGGAACCTTATTCATGCTGGATCAGGAAATGGTTTCGGCTGACAATCCTGAACACGTGGCGCGCGGCAAGTTGTTGCGGGCGCGGCTGATGGAACATGGTTGGATTGAGAATTAA
- a CDS encoding DUF6861 domain-containing protein has product MQQDPLFAIWQRGVQAFLYDLQRVRLPSWPELQRACRLASGDSAFGMTRDACGAIARGQRVMQALEQANAMYQERMHNALGQFHIASLLPLLEKLCKELALYLGGGAALGALLGGAAGALAAGVGAAPGAAAGAVLGTQIGAFLLNLVGIAEVAQYLVHTMPQVLQSYKLGFWDAWGPMPHTDRMALGKVSTLRASQHFAEGHMLFTLALLSALLAWFTRGKGEAQAMLASVRAAPALGERFAQWLSQHGAAASRHPLLQVKPPVHAHASSGPKPAGSTAAPGPFARPAVSGPPASPPPRAPAPTSKPATAPIPSRPPLTAAQSLIGQSQGGPGVWQAAPLRAKGVEYQELVTGVERGVEYAVEHPGVPSGKVLFDGYDPVRKVLIDAKDWEKFPPLDAEFWYAKTRNDAKKQIEAARGMPIEWHFSTLSAKNAVRDLLNEYEIKGIRLLVSGKE; this is encoded by the coding sequence ATGCAACAAGACCCCCTTTTCGCCATCTGGCAGCGCGGCGTGCAAGCATTTTTATATGACTTGCAGCGTGTGCGCCTGCCTTCCTGGCCAGAATTACAGCGCGCCTGCCGCTTGGCCAGCGGCGACAGCGCTTTCGGCATGACGCGCGACGCCTGTGGGGCGATTGCGCGCGGGCAGCGCGTCATGCAAGCCTTGGAACAGGCCAACGCCATGTATCAGGAGCGCATGCACAACGCGCTCGGCCAGTTTCACATCGCCAGCTTGCTCCCGCTGCTGGAAAAACTGTGCAAGGAATTGGCTTTATATCTGGGCGGCGGCGCGGCTTTGGGCGCGCTGCTGGGTGGCGCTGCGGGTGCGCTTGCCGCAGGTGTAGGCGCGGCGCCCGGCGCCGCCGCCGGCGCCGTGCTGGGCACGCAAATTGGCGCCTTTCTGCTCAATCTGGTCGGCATCGCCGAGGTGGCGCAGTATCTGGTGCACACCATGCCGCAAGTGCTGCAGTCTTACAAACTTGGTTTTTGGGACGCTTGGGGGCCGATGCCGCACACAGATCGGATGGCCTTGGGAAAAGTCAGCACGCTGCGCGCCAGCCAGCACTTTGCTGAGGGGCATATGCTGTTTACCCTGGCTTTGCTGAGCGCCTTGCTGGCCTGGTTCACCCGTGGCAAAGGCGAAGCGCAAGCCATGCTGGCCAGCGTGCGCGCCGCGCCTGCGCTGGGCGAGCGCTTTGCGCAATGGCTCAGCCAACACGGCGCCGCCGCCAGCCGCCACCCATTGCTGCAAGTCAAACCACCGGTGCACGCCCACGCCAGCAGCGGCCCGAAACCCGCAGGCAGCACAGCCGCGCCCGGCCCTTTCGCCCGGCCGGCAGTGTCTGGGCCGCCAGCCAGCCCGCCACCCCGCGCGCCAGCGCCAACATCCAAACCCGCCACCGCGCCTATACCAAGCCGCCCGCCGCTGACGGCAGCGCAAAGCTTGATCGGCCAAAGCCAAGGCGGCCCCGGCGTCTGGCAAGCGGCGCCGCTGCGCGCCAAGGGTGTGGAATATCAGGAATTGGTGACCGGCGTGGAGCGTGGGGTAGAATATGCAGTTGAGCACCCTGGCGTGCCCAGCGGCAAGGTGCTGTTTGATGGGTATGATCCGGTGCGCAAGGTTTTGATCGATGCGAAGGATTGGGAGAAGTTTCCGCCTCTGGATGCTGAGTTTTGGTATGCAAAAACTCGAAACGACGCCAAAAAACAAATAGAAGCAGCAAGAGGAATGCCGATTGAATGGCATTTCAGCACGCTTTCGGCAAAAAATGCTGTGCGCGACCTGTTAAATGAATATGAAATTAAAGGCATACGTCTATTAGTAAGTGGAAAGGAATAA
- a CDS encoding Imm52 family immunity protein produces the protein MRRVILGAYWNESYISFGEFAANIQKMLSALREFDNTFSHFCHIAKGKDVTHPIAENFSNLMQILRVSSSADDKIFTEVDENNMISDNAKSIFGFDEAFNTGKKLKDGGINISFSDGNHGKFFRKNSFLINFPNTRKADDNTIHLMKIKLKNLALLSISMCKPDSLRAGDQDFAYKISEEDITAINWLTYLAHLPPEQIPAKSELLGMGITWEAVPQGGTLFMLDQEMVSADNPEHVARGKLLRARLMEHGWIEN, from the coding sequence ATGAGACGTGTCATACTTGGAGCCTATTGGAATGAGTCATACATTTCTTTTGGTGAATTTGCGGCTAATATCCAGAAAATGCTAAGCGCATTAAGAGAATTTGATAATACATTTTCTCACTTTTGTCACATCGCCAAAGGAAAAGATGTAACACATCCTATTGCCGAAAATTTTTCAAACTTGATGCAAATCTTGCGAGTGTCTTCCAGTGCGGATGATAAGATTTTCACCGAAGTTGATGAGAATAACATGATCAGCGATAATGCAAAAAGCATATTTGGATTTGATGAAGCCTTTAACACTGGAAAGAAATTAAAAGATGGGGGAATTAATATTTCTTTTTCCGATGGGAATCATGGGAAATTTTTCAGAAAAAATAGCTTCCTCATTAACTTTCCAAACACAAGAAAAGCTGATGATAATACTATTCATCTCATGAAGATAAAACTAAAAAATCTGGCATTGCTAAGTATTTCTATGTGCAAACCTGATTCCTTGCGTGCAGGTGATCAGGATTTTGCCTATAAAATTTCTGAAGAGGACATCACCGCAATTAATTGGCTCACCTACCTCGCCCACCTCCCCCCCGAGCAAATCCCCGCCAAATCCGAGCTGCTGGGCATGGGAATTACCTGGGAAGCCGTACCGCAAGGCGGTACTTTATTCATGCTTGATCAGGAAATGGTTTCGGCTGACAATCCCGAGCACGTCGCACGCGGCAAATTATTGCGGGCGCGGCTGATGGAGCATGGCTGGATTGAAAACTGA
- the tnpB gene encoding IS66 family insertion sequence element accessory protein TnpB (TnpB, as the term is used for proteins encoded by IS66 family insertion elements, is considered an accessory protein, since TnpC, encoded by a neighboring gene, is a DDE family transposase.) codes for MSWPQPGQIWLVQEAIDMRAGIDSLAARIQHTLGRTPSDGAAYVFRNRRANRLKALVFDASGIWLCQRRLHQGGFTWPEADAQLFILNPAQWEWLCKGVDWRRLSADRIPDWLY; via the coding sequence ATGAGTTGGCCGCAGCCTGGGCAAATTTGGCTGGTGCAAGAGGCGATTGATATGCGCGCCGGCATCGACAGTCTGGCCGCCCGTATTCAACACACCTTGGGACGCACGCCCAGCGACGGCGCGGCGTATGTGTTTCGCAATCGGCGCGCAAACCGTCTCAAGGCGCTGGTGTTTGACGCCAGCGGCATTTGGCTGTGTCAACGCCGTTTGCATCAAGGCGGCTTCACCTGGCCCGAAGCTGACGCACAACTTTTTATACTCAATCCTGCGCAATGGGAATGGCTTTGCAAAGGCGTCGATTGGCGCCGTTTGAGCGCGGATCGCATCCCGGATTGGCTGTATTAA